The Kitasatospora setae KM-6054 genome contains a region encoding:
- a CDS encoding acyltransferase family protein codes for MAPAAAPPERLPSLTGTRFLAALLVLAFHASSEGLFADRGTAGVLAALLGKAGWAGVSFFFVLSGFVLAWSAGPHGARPGFRRRRIARIHPAHLVTTLTAMALLVAGGTGLTWAEVVPNLLLAQAWFPQPEIFVSGNPVSWSLSCELLFYLSFPPMWRALCRIRAGRLWWWAGALAAAVVCVPPLAGHLLPGGPVLTMPDGTVTLHQYWFVYVLPPVRALEFVLGAVMARVVREGKWIGLRPLPATALAAAGYAAATRVPYLYGLAAATVVPIALLVAALAHADRTGRRGWLAARPVVRLGELSFALYLVHRLVLGYGHRALGADRGWSTPVAALLVLAALAVSLALAWLLHTLVEIPALRRWARPRPRPAPPRPHPAAPPGPAGHASPN; via the coding sequence ATGGCACCCGCAGCCGCCCCACCGGAGCGATTGCCGTCACTGACCGGAACGCGGTTTCTCGCCGCCCTCCTCGTGCTCGCCTTCCACGCCTCCTCCGAGGGGCTGTTCGCCGACCGGGGCACCGCCGGGGTCCTGGCCGCCCTCCTCGGGAAGGCCGGCTGGGCGGGCGTCTCGTTCTTCTTCGTGCTGAGCGGCTTCGTGCTGGCCTGGTCCGCGGGCCCGCACGGGGCGCGGCCCGGTTTCCGCCGGCGCAGGATCGCCAGGATCCACCCGGCCCATCTCGTCACCACCCTGACGGCGATGGCCCTGCTCGTGGCGGGCGGCACCGGCCTCACCTGGGCCGAGGTGGTGCCCAACCTGCTGCTCGCGCAGGCCTGGTTCCCGCAGCCGGAGATCTTCGTCAGCGGGAACCCGGTGAGCTGGTCGCTCTCCTGCGAGCTGCTGTTCTACCTGTCCTTCCCGCCGATGTGGCGCGCGCTGTGCCGCATCAGGGCCGGCCGGCTGTGGTGGTGGGCGGGGGCGCTGGCCGCGGCCGTCGTGTGCGTGCCGCCGCTGGCCGGGCACCTGCTGCCCGGCGGCCCGGTGCTGACGATGCCGGACGGCACCGTCACCCTCCACCAGTACTGGTTCGTCTACGTGCTGCCGCCGGTGCGCGCCCTGGAGTTCGTCCTGGGAGCGGTGATGGCCAGGGTCGTGCGCGAGGGGAAGTGGATCGGCCTGCGGCCGCTGCCCGCCACCGCCCTCGCCGCCGCCGGGTACGCGGCGGCGACCCGGGTGCCCTACCTCTACGGCCTGGCGGCCGCCACCGTCGTGCCGATCGCCCTGCTGGTCGCGGCACTCGCCCACGCCGACCGTACCGGGCGCCGCGGCTGGCTCGCCGCCCGCCCGGTGGTGCGGCTCGGCGAACTGTCCTTCGCCCTGTACCTGGTGCACCGGCTGGTGCTCGGCTACGGCCACCGGGCGCTGGGCGCCGACCGCGGCTGGTCCACCCCGGTGGCCGCCCTCCTCGTACTCGCGGCACTCGCCGTCAGCCTCGCCCTGGCCTGGCTGCTGCACACCCTGGTGGAGATCCCCGCCCTGCGCCGCTGGGCCCGCCCCCGCCCCCGCCCCGCGCCGCCGCGCCCGCATCCCGCCGCGCCCCCCGGCCCCGCCGGCCACGCCTCGCCGAACTGA
- the treS gene encoding maltose alpha-D-glucosyltransferase yields the protein MSTDRTPSAAPVRRPAPVRRPAPVRRPADARRAAPPGGLGAAPDWFKTAVFYEVLVRSFQDSDGDGVGDLRGLTARLDYLQWLGVDCLWLPPFFASPLRDGGYDVSDYKSVLPESGTLEDFTALVTAAHQRGMRVITDMVMNHTSDQHPWFQASRQDPDGPYGDFYTWADDDSRYPDARIIFVDTETSNWTYDPVRKQYFWHRFFSHQPDLNYDNPAVREAMLDVLRFWLDLGIDGFRLDAVPYLYTREGTNCENLPETHDLLKEVRALVDREYPGRVLLAEANQWPEDVADYFGDHERGGDECHMAFHFPLMPRIFMAVRKESRYPVSEILAATPKIPAGCQWAIFLRNHDELTLEMVTDEERDYMYAQYAQEPRMRANVGIRRRLAPLLGNDHRQIELLTALLLSLPGSPVLYYGDEIGMGDNIWLGDRDAVRTPMQWTPDRNAGFSRADPGRLGLPPVMDPVYGYQAINVESQRDNNASLLHRTRRLLAARRRHPAFGLGEFEEIPSSNPAVLAYLRRHTRDDATTSTVLCVNNLSSRPQPVELELRAHRGIVPVEVTGGAAFPAIGGRPYQLSLPGHGFYWFCVCPQEEPR from the coding sequence GTGAGCACGGACCGCACCCCGTCCGCCGCCCCCGTCCGCCGCCCCGCCCCCGTCCGCCGCCCCGCCCCCGTCCGCCGCCCCGCCGACGCCCGGCGGGCGGCCCCGCCCGGCGGCCTCGGCGCGGCACCCGACTGGTTCAAGACAGCGGTCTTCTACGAGGTACTGGTCCGCTCCTTCCAGGACAGCGACGGCGACGGCGTCGGCGACCTGCGCGGCCTGACCGCCCGGCTGGACTACCTGCAGTGGCTCGGCGTCGACTGCCTCTGGCTGCCGCCCTTCTTCGCCTCCCCGCTGCGCGACGGCGGCTACGACGTCTCCGACTACAAGTCCGTCCTGCCGGAGTCCGGCACGCTCGAGGACTTCACCGCCCTGGTCACCGCCGCCCACCAGCGCGGCATGCGCGTCATCACCGACATGGTCATGAACCACACCAGCGACCAGCACCCCTGGTTCCAGGCCTCCCGGCAGGACCCCGACGGCCCCTACGGCGACTTCTACACCTGGGCCGACGACGACAGCCGCTACCCCGACGCCCGGATCATCTTCGTCGACACCGAGACCTCCAACTGGACGTACGACCCCGTCCGCAAGCAGTACTTCTGGCACCGCTTCTTCTCCCACCAGCCGGACCTCAACTACGACAACCCGGCCGTCCGCGAAGCCATGCTGGACGTCCTGCGGTTCTGGCTCGACCTCGGGATCGACGGCTTCCGCCTCGACGCCGTCCCCTACCTCTACACCCGCGAGGGCACCAACTGCGAGAACCTCCCCGAGACCCACGACCTCCTCAAGGAGGTCCGCGCGCTCGTCGACCGGGAGTACCCCGGACGCGTCCTGCTCGCCGAGGCCAACCAGTGGCCCGAGGACGTCGCCGACTACTTCGGCGACCACGAGCGCGGCGGCGACGAGTGCCACATGGCGTTCCACTTCCCGCTGATGCCGCGCATCTTCATGGCCGTGCGCAAGGAGTCCAGGTACCCCGTCTCCGAGATCCTCGCCGCCACCCCCAAGATCCCGGCCGGCTGCCAGTGGGCGATCTTCCTGCGCAACCACGACGAACTGACCCTGGAGATGGTCACCGACGAGGAACGCGACTACATGTACGCCCAGTACGCCCAGGAACCGCGGATGCGCGCCAACGTCGGCATCCGCCGGCGCCTCGCCCCGCTGCTGGGCAACGACCACCGCCAGATCGAACTGCTCACCGCCCTGCTGCTCTCCCTGCCCGGCTCCCCGGTCCTCTACTACGGCGACGAGATCGGCATGGGCGACAACATCTGGCTCGGCGACCGCGACGCCGTGCGCACCCCCATGCAGTGGACCCCCGACCGCAACGCCGGCTTCTCCCGCGCCGACCCCGGCCGGCTCGGCCTGCCCCCCGTCATGGACCCCGTCTACGGCTACCAGGCGATCAACGTCGAGAGCCAGCGGGACAACAACGCCTCCCTGCTGCACCGCACCCGCCGCCTGCTGGCCGCCCGCCGCCGCCACCCCGCCTTCGGCCTCGGCGAGTTCGAGGAGATCCCCTCCTCCAACCCCGCCGTCCTCGCCTACCTGCGCCGCCACACCCGCGACGACGCCACCACCTCCACCGTGCTGTGCGTCAACAACCTCTCCTCCCGCCCCCAGCCCGTCGAACTGGAACTGCGCGCCCACCGCGGCATCGTCCCCGTCGAGGTCACCGGAGGCGCCGCCTTCCCCGCCATCGGCGGCCGCCCCTACCAGCTCAGCCTGCCCGGCCACGGCTTCTACTGGTTCTGCGTCTGCCCCCAGGAGGAGCCCCGGTGA
- a CDS encoding maltokinase N-terminal cap-like domain-containing protein, with amino-acid sequence MSGQPLPFERAATERALTAWLPSQRWYAGRTRPLDHVSVIAAHPFGGPPGPRRGPARGLLLVARAHFADAGAPEHYQVPIGIRPALPGPRPQDPPPIAVIGDTVVHDALADHALVRDLLAPPAPDGAPTPLALRAENTTPGHRPPAGPPATSRLLTAEQSNTSVVIDDRYLLKCFRRLHTGPNPEVELRRALAGHPGPPLTPPLHAVLHGHLGEAPVTYAVLQSYLPDAVDGWTAALHHLRTRPGQSFARDAHAMGTATGAVHTRLAAAFGTRRPTPGEAARLTARLLTALEDALRAVPELARHETALRHAYAQAADPTPATTLQRVHGDLHLGQLVRCGRTWQLIDFEGEPSAPMAERTAPRPPLADIAGMLRSFDYAAHHAAWQPGPADPRDLRRWARDSQHAFCDGYALATGHDPRDTPAPLRAHILAKAVYESAYEARNRPHWLHIPLEDVERLLDPAAWPPHRPPGDDTPWN; translated from the coding sequence GTGAGCGGCCAGCCCCTGCCCTTCGAGCGCGCCGCCACGGAACGGGCCCTCACCGCCTGGCTGCCCTCACAACGCTGGTACGCGGGAAGGACCCGCCCCCTCGACCACGTGTCCGTCATCGCCGCGCACCCCTTCGGCGGCCCGCCCGGCCCCCGCCGCGGCCCGGCCCGCGGACTCCTCCTGGTGGCCCGCGCCCACTTCGCCGACGCGGGCGCCCCCGAGCACTACCAGGTGCCCATCGGCATCCGCCCCGCCCTGCCCGGCCCCCGCCCCCAGGACCCGCCCCCCATCGCCGTCATCGGCGACACCGTCGTCCACGACGCCCTCGCCGACCACGCGCTCGTCCGCGACCTCCTCGCGCCGCCGGCCCCAGACGGCGCCCCCACCCCCCTCGCCCTGCGCGCCGAGAACACCACCCCCGGCCACCGGCCCCCCGCCGGCCCGCCCGCCACCAGCAGACTCCTCACCGCCGAACAGAGCAACACCTCCGTCGTCATCGACGACCGCTACCTCCTCAAGTGCTTCCGCCGCCTGCACACCGGCCCCAACCCCGAGGTCGAACTGCGCCGCGCCCTGGCCGGCCACCCCGGCCCGCCCCTCACCCCGCCCCTGCACGCCGTCCTCCACGGCCACCTCGGCGAAGCCCCCGTCACCTACGCCGTCCTGCAGAGCTACCTGCCCGACGCCGTCGACGGATGGACCGCCGCCCTGCACCACCTCCGAACCCGACCCGGACAGTCCTTCGCCCGCGACGCCCACGCCATGGGAACAGCCACCGGCGCCGTCCACACCCGCCTCGCCGCCGCCTTCGGCACCCGCCGCCCCACCCCCGGCGAAGCCGCCCGCCTCACCGCGCGCCTGCTCACCGCACTGGAGGACGCCCTGCGCGCCGTCCCCGAACTGGCCCGCCACGAAACCGCCCTGCGCCACGCCTACGCCCAGGCCGCCGACCCCACCCCCGCCACCACCCTCCAACGCGTCCACGGCGACCTCCACCTCGGCCAGCTCGTCCGCTGCGGCCGCACCTGGCAGCTCATCGACTTCGAAGGGGAACCCTCCGCCCCGATGGCCGAGCGCACCGCCCCCCGCCCCCCGCTCGCCGACATCGCCGGCATGCTCCGCTCCTTCGACTACGCCGCCCACCACGCCGCCTGGCAACCCGGCCCCGCCGACCCGCGGGACCTGCGCCGCTGGGCCCGGGACAGCCAGCACGCCTTCTGCGACGGCTACGCCCTGGCCACCGGCCACGACCCCCGCGACACCCCCGCACCGCTGCGCGCCCACATCCTCGCCAAAGCCGTCTACGAGAGCGCCTACGAAGCCCGCAACCGCCCGCACTGGCTGCACATACCGCTGGAAGACGTCGAACGGCTCCTCGACCCCGCGGCATGGCCGCCGCACCGGCCCCCCGGAGATGACACCCCATGGAACTGA
- a CDS encoding DsbA family oxidoreductase gives MELTATKPIIDIWFDYICPFSVMTRKVIDDVTARTPADVRWHPYELHENGVPPTGKTDYPEHVWENSVLPMAERLGIRFGPVPAIALPRTALAMHGHRYAREHGLQEAWDTRVFDAHFHHGRDISDPAELTATAAGLGLDPEEFRARILSPQAALDHHDSQQHTRRALRVHTVPTIAIGPWRTEGVPQAGRLLDVIAALSTRRPTRA, from the coding sequence ATGGAACTGACCGCCACCAAACCCATCATCGACATCTGGTTCGACTACATCTGCCCCTTCTCCGTGATGACCCGCAAAGTCATCGACGACGTCACCGCCCGGACACCGGCCGACGTCCGCTGGCACCCCTACGAACTCCACGAGAACGGCGTACCGCCCACCGGCAAGACCGACTACCCCGAACACGTCTGGGAGAACTCCGTCCTGCCCATGGCCGAGCGGCTCGGCATCCGCTTCGGCCCCGTCCCCGCCATCGCCCTGCCCCGCACCGCCCTCGCCATGCACGGACACCGCTACGCCCGGGAACACGGCCTCCAAGAAGCCTGGGACACCCGCGTCTTCGACGCGCACTTCCACCACGGCCGCGACATCTCCGACCCCGCCGAACTCACCGCCACCGCCGCCGGCCTCGGCCTGGACCCCGAGGAGTTCCGCGCCCGCATCCTCTCCCCGCAGGCCGCCCTCGACCACCACGACTCCCAGCAGCACACCCGCCGCGCCCTGCGCGTCCACACCGTCCCCACCATCGCCATCGGACCATGGCGCACCGAGGGCGTCCCGCAGGCCGGGCGGCTGCTCGACGTCATCGCCGCGCTGAGCACCCGCCGCCCCACCCGCGCCTGA
- a CDS encoding MarR family winged helix-turn-helix transcriptional regulator codes for MAPGAAAELAALAARLCAVMDATTSERIAEHGLTRADFDVLAALRGAGPGHRLRPMDLSALCRLSSGGTSNVLRRMTESGYVVREADLRDGRSSWAQLTVEGLRVVGAVQEGVDAVHARVLRRLPPGVVDALSALLAQAVDALESPQW; via the coding sequence GTGGCGCCCGGGGCCGCGGCGGAGCTGGCCGCCCTGGCGGCGCGGCTGTGCGCGGTGATGGACGCGACCACCAGCGAGCGGATCGCCGAGCACGGGCTGACCCGTGCCGACTTCGACGTGCTGGCGGCGCTGCGCGGGGCGGGGCCCGGTCACCGGCTGCGGCCGATGGACCTGTCGGCGCTGTGCCGGCTGTCCTCCGGGGGGACGAGCAACGTCCTGCGGCGGATGACGGAGTCGGGCTACGTGGTGCGTGAGGCGGACCTGCGCGACGGGCGCAGTTCGTGGGCGCAGTTGACGGTGGAGGGGCTGCGGGTGGTCGGGGCGGTGCAGGAGGGGGTGGACGCGGTGCACGCGCGGGTGCTGCGCCGGCTTCCGCCCGGGGTGGTGGACGCGTTGTCGGCGTTGCTCGCGCAGGCCGTCGACGCCCTGGAGTCGCCGCAGTGGTGA
- the galU gene encoding UTP--glucose-1-phosphate uridylyltransferase GalU, producing the protein MTSTSARIVKAVVPVAGLGTRFLPATKATPKEMLPVVDKPAIQYVVEEAVASGISDVLMVTGRNKRPLEDHFDRNYELEAELLRKGDTDRLARVCAPTELADIHYVRQGDPRGLGHAVLCAAPHVGSEPFAVLLGDDLIDPRDPLLSRMIEVREQHGGSVVALMEVDPSQIHLYGCAVVRHDRDGDTVQVTDLVEKPAPGTAPSNYAVIGRYVLDPAVFEVLRRTEPGRGGEIQLTDALRELAHTNEGGPVHGVVFSGRRYDTGDRSDYLKATVRIAWEREDLGPEFRTWLREFMAADVLAPAH; encoded by the coding sequence ATGACCTCCACGTCTGCCCGCATAGTCAAGGCAGTGGTACCCGTCGCCGGTCTCGGAACACGGTTCCTGCCGGCCACCAAAGCCACCCCGAAAGAAATGCTCCCGGTGGTGGACAAACCCGCGATCCAGTACGTCGTCGAAGAGGCCGTCGCCTCGGGGATATCCGACGTCCTCATGGTCACCGGCCGCAACAAGCGCCCGCTGGAGGACCATTTCGACCGCAACTACGAACTCGAGGCCGAACTGCTCAGAAAGGGCGACACCGACCGCCTCGCCCGGGTCTGCGCCCCCACCGAACTCGCGGACATCCACTACGTGCGCCAGGGCGACCCCCGGGGCCTGGGACACGCCGTCCTGTGCGCGGCCCCCCACGTCGGCTCGGAACCCTTCGCCGTCCTGCTCGGCGACGACCTCATCGACCCCCGCGACCCCCTGCTGAGCCGGATGATCGAGGTCCGCGAGCAGCACGGCGGCAGCGTCGTCGCCCTGATGGAGGTCGACCCCTCCCAGATCCACCTCTACGGCTGCGCCGTCGTGCGCCACGACCGCGACGGCGACACCGTCCAGGTCACCGACCTGGTGGAGAAGCCCGCGCCCGGCACCGCCCCGAGCAACTACGCGGTGATCGGCCGCTACGTGCTGGACCCGGCGGTCTTCGAGGTCCTGCGCCGCACCGAGCCCGGCCGCGGCGGCGAGATCCAACTCACCGACGCCCTGCGCGAACTGGCCCACACCAACGAGGGCGGCCCGGTGCACGGCGTCGTCTTCTCCGGCCGGCGCTACGACACCGGCGACCGCTCCGACTACCTCAAGGCCACCGTCCGCATCGCCTGGGAGCGGGAGGACCTGGGCCCGGAGTTCCGCACCTGGCTGCGGGAGTTCATGGCCGCCGACGTCCTCGCACCCGCCCACTGA
- a CDS encoding ParB/RepB/Spo0J family partition protein, translating to MDTVQADTLPASGGDAGRPPEAEDQGVQRVPIGMLLPADSPRMSGENLDHARALGALDGNLPPILVHRATMRVIDGMHRLRAAILQERALVEVLFFDGTPEDAFVVAVRSNCRHGLPLTLAERAAAAARIMISHPQWSDRAIASVAGLSSKTVAALRRRAGAGNLAPRARVGQDGRVRPLDSTAGRLAASRLIAATPQASLREIARQAGISPGTVRDVRARLERGEDPLPRARGRRGAGARASRARPREDAGKAPGPAAGPPADLGRVLTSLRNDPSLRQTETGRLLLRMLETHLPHQWDRLAESVPAHRTETVALAALECAKAWQEFAARMRRAPSP from the coding sequence ATGGACACCGTCCAAGCCGACACCCTGCCCGCCTCCGGCGGCGACGCGGGCCGGCCGCCCGAAGCGGAGGACCAGGGCGTGCAACGGGTGCCGATCGGCATGCTCCTGCCCGCCGACTCGCCGCGCATGTCGGGGGAGAACCTGGACCACGCCCGCGCCCTCGGCGCACTGGACGGGAACCTCCCCCCGATCCTGGTGCACCGCGCCACGATGCGCGTCATCGACGGGATGCACCGGCTGCGCGCCGCCATCCTCCAGGAGCGGGCGCTGGTGGAGGTGCTGTTCTTCGACGGGACGCCGGAGGACGCCTTCGTCGTCGCCGTCCGCTCCAACTGCCGCCACGGCCTGCCGCTGACCCTCGCCGAGCGGGCCGCGGCCGCGGCCCGCATCATGATCTCCCACCCCCAGTGGTCGGACCGCGCCATCGCCTCCGTCGCCGGGCTCTCCTCGAAGACCGTGGCCGCCCTGCGGCGCCGCGCCGGCGCCGGGAACCTCGCACCGCGGGCCCGGGTGGGCCAGGACGGCAGGGTCAGGCCGCTGGACAGCACCGCCGGGCGCCTGGCGGCCAGCCGGCTGATCGCGGCCACCCCGCAGGCGTCCCTGCGCGAGATCGCCCGCCAGGCCGGGATCTCGCCCGGCACCGTGCGCGACGTCCGGGCCCGCCTGGAGCGCGGCGAGGACCCGCTGCCGCGGGCCCGCGGGCGAAGAGGCGCCGGCGCCCGGGCGTCCAGGGCCCGCCCGCGCGAGGACGCCGGGAAGGCGCCCGGCCCCGCCGCCGGGCCCCCCGCCGACCTGGGCCGGGTCCTCACCAGCCTGCGCAACGACCCCTCCCTGCGCCAGACCGAGACCGGACGCCTGCTGCTGCGCATGCTCGAAACGCACCTGCCCCACCAGTGGGACCGCCTCGCGGAATCGGTTCCGGCCCACCGGACCGAAACGGTCGCCCTCGCGGCCCTCGAATGCGCGAAAGCCTGGCAGGAATTCGCGGCCAGAATGCGCCGCGCCCCGTCGCCGTAG
- a CDS encoding MFS transporter, whose product MSVVDEASVSGGVRGAGSPPARMTGRLRLLLVVLLVAQFMLAVDFSILNVALPVIGKGLGFSLSNLQWIATSFALCAAGFTLFFGRVADLFGRRRLFLAGLALLGLSSLVGGLATSPGILIAARIAQGLATAAVTPAGLSLLTTSFPEGPLRDKALGLNGALMSAGFTTGAILGGVLTDLLSWRWSFFINVPVALAVLLIAPGVIKESRPDQRPRLDIPGALTVTLGLLALVFGLTRAGENGWSDPTALISLAAGLLLLIAFYLVESKAPAPLVPVTILKRPTVIWGNIAGLIAFLTETSLVFLMTLYLQEVLDFSPLAAGLSFGVLGIGTVIGGSLAAKVIARIGTKATLITGGLLQAAATAALLTLGDTRTSMAVLLTATFLGGIGNMLVIVGFMVTATSGLPDHEQGMATGLATMTQQIGITMGTPIMSAIATTQITTHATHTTVLDGVTLAVLVNTALVLAGTLTTALFLHTRKTPTP is encoded by the coding sequence ATGTCGGTAGTTGATGAGGCGTCGGTTTCGGGCGGGGTGCGGGGGGCGGGGTCGCCACCGGCACGGATGACGGGGCGCCTGCGGCTGCTGCTGGTGGTGCTGCTGGTCGCGCAGTTCATGCTCGCGGTGGACTTCTCGATCCTGAACGTGGCCCTGCCGGTGATCGGCAAGGGCCTCGGGTTCTCCCTGTCGAACCTGCAGTGGATCGCGACGTCGTTCGCGCTGTGCGCCGCCGGGTTCACCCTGTTCTTCGGCCGCGTCGCCGACCTCTTCGGACGCCGGCGCCTGTTCCTCGCGGGCCTGGCCCTGCTCGGCCTGTCCTCCCTGGTGGGCGGCCTGGCCACCTCCCCGGGCATCCTGATCGCCGCCCGCATCGCCCAGGGCCTGGCCACCGCCGCCGTCACCCCCGCCGGCCTGTCCCTGCTGACCACCTCCTTCCCCGAAGGCCCCCTGCGCGACAAGGCCCTCGGACTCAACGGCGCCCTCATGTCCGCCGGCTTCACCACCGGCGCCATCCTCGGCGGCGTCCTGACCGACCTCCTGTCCTGGCGCTGGTCGTTCTTCATCAACGTCCCCGTCGCCCTCGCCGTCCTGCTCATCGCCCCCGGCGTCATCAAGGAATCCCGCCCCGACCAGCGCCCCCGCCTCGACATCCCCGGCGCCCTCACCGTCACCCTCGGCCTGCTCGCCCTCGTCTTCGGCCTCACCCGCGCCGGCGAGAACGGCTGGAGCGACCCCACCGCCCTGATCTCCCTGGCCGCCGGCCTCCTGCTCCTCATCGCCTTCTACCTCGTCGAGAGCAAGGCCCCCGCACCCCTGGTCCCCGTCACCATCCTCAAGCGCCCCACCGTCATCTGGGGCAACATCGCCGGCCTCATCGCCTTCCTCACCGAGACCTCCCTCGTCTTCCTGATGACCCTCTACCTCCAGGAAGTCCTCGACTTCTCCCCCCTGGCCGCCGGCCTCTCCTTCGGCGTCCTGGGCATCGGCACCGTCATCGGCGGCTCCCTCGCCGCCAAGGTCATCGCCCGCATCGGCACCAAGGCCACCCTCATCACCGGCGGCCTCCTCCAAGCCGCCGCCACCGCCGCCCTGCTCACCCTCGGCGACACCCGCACCTCCATGGCCGTCCTGCTCACCGCCACCTTCCTCGGCGGCATCGGCAACATGCTCGTCATCGTCGGCTTCATGGTCACCGCCACCTCCGGCCTGCCCGACCACGAACAGGGCATGGCCACCGGACTGGCCACCATGACCCAGCAGATCGGCATCACCATGGGCACCCCCATCATGAGCGCCATCGCCACCACCCAGATCACCACCCACGCCACCCACACCACCGTCCTCGACGGCGTCACCCTCGCCGTCCTCGTCAACACCGCCCTCGTCCTCGCCGGCACCCTCACCACCGCCCTCTTCCTCCACACCCGCAAAACCCCCACCCCCTGA
- a CDS encoding SDR family NAD(P)-dependent oxidoreductase, with the protein MDLQLADKVFLVTGASAGIGRATVRVLAAEGATVVGVSRKPAAGPADPAGPGARVSTVAADVTAPNAARRVVDTVLERHGRLDGLVNNVGALHSRTGFLDVSDEQWQATFDTNFHSAVRMTRAALPALLERGAGSLVHLASEAARFPDHPLVDYAASKTALLSLSKSLTAEFARRGVRSNVVSPGPTRTALFDAPGGFADQLAERFALPADEAVEHFVREVRALPTGRIGTPDDVARVIAYLLSPLAAQVTGAEWAVDGGALRQI; encoded by the coding sequence ATGGACCTGCAACTCGCGGACAAGGTCTTCCTCGTCACCGGGGCCTCGGCCGGAATCGGGCGGGCCACCGTGCGGGTGCTCGCCGCGGAAGGGGCGACCGTCGTCGGGGTGTCCCGCAAGCCCGCCGCCGGCCCCGCCGACCCCGCCGGCCCCGGCGCCCGGGTCAGCACGGTCGCCGCCGACGTGACCGCCCCAAACGCCGCCCGCCGCGTCGTCGACACCGTCCTGGAGCGCCACGGGCGCCTCGACGGACTGGTCAACAACGTCGGCGCCCTGCACTCCCGCACGGGCTTCCTGGACGTGAGCGACGAGCAGTGGCAGGCGACCTTCGACACCAACTTCCACTCCGCGGTGCGGATGACCCGCGCCGCGCTGCCCGCCCTCCTGGAGCGGGGCGCCGGCTCCCTGGTGCACCTGGCCAGCGAGGCCGCGCGCTTCCCCGACCACCCGCTGGTCGACTACGCGGCCTCCAAGACGGCCCTGCTCTCCCTCTCCAAGTCCCTCACCGCCGAGTTCGCCCGCCGGGGAGTCCGCTCCAACGTCGTCTCGCCCGGCCCGACCAGGACCGCCCTGTTCGACGCCCCCGGAGGCTTCGCCGACCAGCTCGCGGAGCGCTTCGCGCTGCCCGCCGACGAGGCCGTCGAGCACTTCGTCCGCGAGGTGCGCGCACTGCCCACCGGGCGTATCGGCACCCCCGACGACGTCGCCCGCGTCATCGCCTACCTCCTCTCCCCGCTCGCCGCCCAGGTCACGGGAGCCGAATGGGCCGTCGACGGCGGAGCACTGCGCCAGATCTGA
- a CDS encoding sigma-70 family RNA polymerase sigma factor, with the protein MTDTITAAPQTRAQRSERFERDALGHRDRLHAQALRLTRNPADAEDLVQETYTRAYRGYHGFRPGTNAGAWLSRILLNTYLDAYRKKQAAPQLSGAPYTEDRGPARPGPVPSAESQVLDRLPGPAVTRAMLGIPGIFRTVVYLADMEGLSHEEIAALVGVPYATVNTRLHRGRRRLRALLEDHRDAGARAHREEVR; encoded by the coding sequence ATGACGGACACGATCACCGCCGCGCCGCAGACCCGCGCCCAGCGCTCGGAGCGCTTCGAGCGCGACGCGCTCGGCCACCGGGACCGGCTCCACGCGCAGGCCCTGCGCCTGACCCGCAACCCCGCCGACGCGGAGGACCTGGTGCAGGAGACCTACACCCGCGCCTACCGCGGCTACCACGGCTTCCGCCCCGGCACCAACGCCGGCGCGTGGCTGTCCCGGATCCTGCTGAACACCTACCTCGACGCCTACCGCAAGAAGCAGGCCGCCCCCCAGCTCTCGGGCGCCCCCTACACCGAGGACCGCGGGCCCGCCCGGCCCGGCCCCGTGCCGTCCGCCGAGTCACAGGTCCTGGACCGGCTGCCCGGCCCGGCGGTCACCCGCGCGATGCTGGGGATACCCGGCATCTTCCGCACCGTGGTCTACCTCGCCGACATGGAAGGACTCTCCCACGAGGAGATCGCCGCACTGGTCGGCGTCCCCTACGCCACGGTCAACACCCGCCTGCACCGGGGCCGCAGGCGACTGCGGGCCCTCCTGGAGGACCACCGCGACGCGGGCGCCCGCGCGCACCGGGAAGAGGTGCGGTGA